TGTTCACCAGGATGCCATACCGGGTCACCTCCAGCTTCAGGGTATTCATCAGCCCGATGATCCCCATTTTAGCGGCCCCGTAGTTGGACTGGCCGAAATTGCCGTACATGCCGGATGTGGAGGCAGTGAACACCACCCGGCCATACTGCTGCGGCTTCATCTGCTGCAACGCCGGCTGGGTCACGCAGAACGCGCCTTTCAGATGCACGCTGATCACCTCGTCCCACTCTGGTTCCGTCATCTTCATAAAGGTCCGGTCCCGAAGGATCCCGGCATTGTTCACCAGGATATCCAGCCCACCGAACCGGTCCACGGCTGTCTGAACCATCTGCCGCCCGCCCGAAAGCGTGACCACGGAATCATGACTGGCCACAGCCTCCCCCCCGGCGGCCCGGATCTCATCTTTCACAACATCGGCACAAAACTGCCCGTCCCGGGTCCGGCCGATATCATTGACCACCACGTTCGCCCCCCGCCGGGCCAGCTCCAGGGCATAGGCCCGGCCGATGCCGGCACCCGCACCGGTCACCAGGGCGGTCTGTCCTTGAAAATCGATCATCCTTTTACTCCTGTTTAAAAATATTTCATGGCAATTTTTTCATGTTGTATTACATTTTTATTAAACGGGCAATCACGGTACCCATGCCGCCGTCCCGGAAACCCTATCCTCACAGGAGGCCTGACATGGCTCAGATTCATATCAATCCGGAAAACCAGACCCCGGAAACCATCCATATGACTATCACTGAAGATACCTTCAATTTCTCATCCGCCAAGCAGATGGCCAAAGACATGGCTTTTGAAAAATGCGATGCCCCCATGATCCTGTCATGGAAAAACAGCAAAACCGGCGAATCCTATCCGGACTATGAATGCGGGGTATCGGATCGCCCCTTCTGGATCCGTTACGCCGAAGGCCGAGGCGCCAACCTGACCATTGATTTCAATGACGGGGAGTATGTGTTCATGATTTTAAAAATGTAATAGCAACCGGTATCCTCCAACATGTCAGTCCTTTTTTGAAGACATCTGACAAGTCAATTGACATTACCTATCACCAGCAGTACCCTGTCTGATAGATTGAGCTGGCAACTTCATATTGCTTGTCAATTTAGGGAAGCATAGCCGGGAAAAACGTCATGACAGAAAAACACCACCTAAAAACAGTATATTGTATCTTGTGGATTGCAGCCGCTCTTATTGGGGTTGGTTTCATTTCCCCATATTCTAATCCTGTTTTTGCCGGCGAAGCCGATACCGCCGCCAGGCAAACGATCCGGTCAGGAGCGGAAGTCGACTATCCCCCTTTCAGTTTTGTTGACGAACATGGAAAAGCAAATGGTTTCTCCGTTGAATTGATGCGTGCGGCACTGGCCGTCATGGGCCGGGATGTCACCTTTCGCACAGGACCGTGGACAGACGTCCGCACCTGGCTGGAACACGCTGAAATCGATGCACTTCCCCTGGTCGGCCGCACGCCTGAGCGGGAAGCATTGTTTGATTTCACAGTGCCGTACATGTCTTTGCACGGGGCTATCGTGGTACGTGACAATGAGACCGGCATCAGGGATCTTTCTGATTTGCGCGGACGCAGGGTCGCTGTGATGAAAGGAGATAACGCCGAAGAATTCTTAAAACGAAAGGATCGGGGGCTTGAAATTCATACCACCCCCACGTTTGAAATCGCCCTGCAGGAACTGTCCGAAGGCCGGTATGACGCCGTGGTGGCCCAGCGACTGGTGGCGCTGCGCCTGATACAGAAAACCGGGCTCACGGACCTGCACGTCATAGAGCGGCCGATCAAGGGGTTCAAGCAGGACTTTTGTTTTGCCGTTCCTGAAGGGGATCGTGACACCCTTGCGCTGCTCAATGAGGGGCTGGCCATCGTCATGGCGGACGGCACGTATCGTCACCTTCATTCCAAGTGGTTTGCCGCCATGCAGCTGCCTTCGGATCGACCCATCGTTGTGGGAGGGGACCGGAACTTTCCGCCCTATGAATTCCTGGATGAAAACGGTCAGCCCGCGGGATACAACGTGGATCTGACACGGGCCATTGCCAATGAAATGGGCCTGAATATCGATATCCGGCTCGGCCGGTGGACAGAACGGCTCGAGGCCCTGGAAAACGGCAGAATCGATGTGATGCAGGGCATGTTTTATTCGCCGGACCGGGATCTGACATTCGACTTTTCCCAGCCCCACGCCGTCAGTCACTATGTGGCGGTCGTGAGAAACGGCGAGGGTCCGGCACCGGAATCAGTCAGGGATCTTTCCGGAAAAAGCATCGTTGTCGAGCAAGGCGATATTCTGCATGATTTTGTCATCGAAAACGACCTGGACAACCAGGTGGTTGCCGTGTCTGATCAGGAAACAGCGCTGCGCGAATTAAGGGAGGGCAGACACGACTGTGCACTCGTGTCTTTGATTACGGCCCATTACCTGACAAACAAACACGGCTGGTCAGATGTGGTCATTGGCAAAAAAACAATTGTTGCAGCCGAGTACTGCTATGCCTCGGCCAAGGACCAAAAAGCATTGCTGGCCCAGTTCAGCGAGGGGTTGAAGGCGTTGGACAACACGGGTGAATACCGGCGAATCCATGACAAGTGGCTCCGCGTTTACCGGGACACGCCCACCTCATTGGCCGATGCGCTCCGGTACTCGGCAATCGTCATCATTCCGCTTCTGGTTATCATCCTGCTCGCTGTCACATGGTCGTGGCTGTTGCGCCGCCAGGTCGCTGAAAAAACCAAAGCCCTGCAGGAAAGCCTCGCCCGGTTCAAGTATATTTTCGAAGCCTCGAATGTCGGCAAATCGATCACTTTGCCCACGGGGGAAATCAATGCCAACAAAGCCTATGCCGATTTTCTGGGATATTCTCAGGATGAGCTGAAAGGCAAAAAATGGCAGGATCTCACCCCGGCTGAAGATATTGAAAAGACTGACAAGATAATCCGCCCGCTGCTGGCCGGAGAGAAGCGGGCGGATCGTTTCGAAAAACGCTATGTCCACAAAAACGGCACCCTCCTCTGGGCCGATGTCAGTGTCGCTATCTGGCGTGACGACAAAGGAAACCCGCTTTATTTCATCACAACGGTCGTTGATATCACTGAACGGAAAAACATCGAGGCTGAACATGAGAAGCTCCAGTCCCAGCTGCTCCAGGCACAGAAGATGGAATCCGTGGGCCGGCTGGCCGGGGGCGTGGCCCATGATTACAACAATATGCTGAGTGTCATCATCGGGTATGCACAATTAGGAATTGATAAAATAGATCCTGAAGATGAACTGCGCGCTGATCTGCAGGAGATCCTGACAGCGGCGGAACGTTCCACGGATATCACACGGCAGCTTCTGGCATTCGCCCGAAAGCAGACCATCGATCCGAAAGTGCTCGATCTCAATGAAACCGTGGAGAGCATGCTCAAGATGATCCGCCGTCTCATCGGCGAAGATATTGACCTTTCCTGGAAACCGAAACCCGGGGTGTGGCCGGTAAAAATGGATCCTTCACAGCTGAACCAGATCCTTGTCAATCTGTGTGTCAACGCGCGGGATGCCATTTCTGATGTAGGGAAAATCACCATTGAAACCGATAACGTCCGGTTTGATGACGCGTATTGTGCTGACCATGCCGGATTTATTCCGGGTGAATATGTCCTTTTGGCTGTCAGCGATGACGGGCGCGGCATGGACAGGAAAACGCTGGACAATATTTTCGAACCCTTTTACACGACCAAACCCATCGGCAAAGGCACGGGGCTCGGGCTGTCGGTGATCTACGGCATTGTCAAGCAAAACAAAGGGTTTATCAATGTTTACAGCGAACCTGAAAAAGGGACCACCTTCCGGCTTTATTTCTCACGTCATGATGATGTCGTCCGACGGATTGAAGCGGATTCAGCCGAAGAAACTCCGGCCGGATCGGGTGAAACCGTGCTGATTGTTGAAGATGAAACCTCCATTTTGACGCTGACTAAAAGAATCCTCGAACAGTTGGATTACAACATCCTAACCGCGGAAACCCCTGGTGAGGCCGTCGCTTTGACAAACGAACATGACGGTGAAATTCATCTGCTGATCACCGACGTGGTCATGCCGGAGATGAACGGCCGGGACCTGGCTGAAAAACTCCAGGCGGAATACCCGAAACTGAAAGTGCTCTTCATGTCCGGATATACGGCCAATGTCATCGCCCATCACGGCGTTCTGGATGCAGATGTTCATTTCATTCAAAAGCCTTTTTCCAACAAAGATCTCGCAGTGAAGGTGAAAAAGGCGTTGAAGAGGTGAATCGTTTTTCCCCGGGGAAACCGTCCCGTTGAACGGACTGCCCTGTATTATTTTCAACCGATTTTAGATGATGGTCTGATCCAATGATACTCAAAAAATCAGCAACCGCCATATTTGAAGCAGGTGTCCGGGCAGTGGCACTGATGCCTGGATAAAAAAACAGGTGCGCATTTCCAGCGCCAATGTCACGGACATGCAGAT
Above is a window of Desulfotignum balticum DSM 7044 DNA encoding:
- a CDS encoding SDR family oxidoreductase, producing MIDFQGQTALVTGAGAGIGRAYALELARRGANVVVNDIGRTRDGQFCADVVKDEIRAAGGEAVASHDSVVTLSGGRQMVQTAVDRFGGLDILVNNAGILRDRTFMKMTEPEWDEVISVHLKGAFCVTQPALQQMKPQQYGRVVFTASTSGMYGNFGQSNYGAAKMGIIGLMNTLKLEVTRYGILVNTVAPNADTGMTEGVFPEDVACRIKPGFNVPLVVYLCSRHNPVSGRVFTMSAGWFARSAMVSGKGVCIGDTRRDIAAEEIRDRFHEICTIDQVREFDTCGEIYSLGRPLTGR
- a CDS encoding AF1514 family protein; this encodes MAQIHINPENQTPETIHMTITEDTFNFSSAKQMAKDMAFEKCDAPMILSWKNSKTGESYPDYECGVSDRPFWIRYAEGRGANLTIDFNDGEYVFMILKM
- a CDS encoding transporter substrate-binding domain-containing protein — translated: MTEKHHLKTVYCILWIAAALIGVGFISPYSNPVFAGEADTAARQTIRSGAEVDYPPFSFVDEHGKANGFSVELMRAALAVMGRDVTFRTGPWTDVRTWLEHAEIDALPLVGRTPEREALFDFTVPYMSLHGAIVVRDNETGIRDLSDLRGRRVAVMKGDNAEEFLKRKDRGLEIHTTPTFEIALQELSEGRYDAVVAQRLVALRLIQKTGLTDLHVIERPIKGFKQDFCFAVPEGDRDTLALLNEGLAIVMADGTYRHLHSKWFAAMQLPSDRPIVVGGDRNFPPYEFLDENGQPAGYNVDLTRAIANEMGLNIDIRLGRWTERLEALENGRIDVMQGMFYSPDRDLTFDFSQPHAVSHYVAVVRNGEGPAPESVRDLSGKSIVVEQGDILHDFVIENDLDNQVVAVSDQETALRELREGRHDCALVSLITAHYLTNKHGWSDVVIGKKTIVAAEYCYASAKDQKALLAQFSEGLKALDNTGEYRRIHDKWLRVYRDTPTSLADALRYSAIVIIPLLVIILLAVTWSWLLRRQVAEKTKALQESLARFKYIFEASNVGKSITLPTGEINANKAYADFLGYSQDELKGKKWQDLTPAEDIEKTDKIIRPLLAGEKRADRFEKRYVHKNGTLLWADVSVAIWRDDKGNPLYFITTVVDITERKNIEAEHEKLQSQLLQAQKMESVGRLAGGVAHDYNNMLSVIIGYAQLGIDKIDPEDELRADLQEILTAAERSTDITRQLLAFARKQTIDPKVLDLNETVESMLKMIRRLIGEDIDLSWKPKPGVWPVKMDPSQLNQILVNLCVNARDAISDVGKITIETDNVRFDDAYCADHAGFIPGEYVLLAVSDDGRGMDRKTLDNIFEPFYTTKPIGKGTGLGLSVIYGIVKQNKGFINVYSEPEKGTTFRLYFSRHDDVVRRIEADSAEETPAGSGETVLIVEDETSILTLTKRILEQLDYNILTAETPGEAVALTNEHDGEIHLLITDVVMPEMNGRDLAEKLQAEYPKLKVLFMSGYTANVIAHHGVLDADVHFIQKPFSNKDLAVKVKKALKR